A stretch of DNA from Montipora capricornis isolate CH-2021 chromosome 1, ASM3666992v2, whole genome shotgun sequence:
CCGGTAAATGCCTTCTCTAAACGTTGTTCTTCATGTAATCTCATTTTACTTGATAAAGTTTGACTCTGCCTAAATATTATGGGCATTAATTCCATGCATCTGATATCTGCGAATGTCAAATTGCATTTTCCTATGCATTTAAGCTTTAATACCTTCTCAATCCTTCAGCAGGAGTAATCTTTGGGCACATGACACAAAAAAAGATAATCCTGTTCCACAATTTAAAATATATGTGCACAGTGACCCCTGGCGGGGAGGGGGGCAGAAGGGTAAAGCGGCGAAAATAAAATGACCCTCCCTAGGCAAGGGATTGAAATGTCTAAACTCCCCTAAAATTCTCTGTCAGCCCCCTCCCTCCCCTTTCCCCCTCCAACACACATGCACTGCATTCAAAACTACCAATAGCTTGACTTGTTCATGTGGCAGGAAATATTTTGTATGGCATGATTTTCATACTGTACCTGGTTTGTAATTGTGTTACAACATAATATTAAAGCACCCTTTATGGTCTCAACGGCTTAATTTCTTGTGACCTTCCCTCTTTTGCTGTCCATTTTTTTCATGGCCCTCCTTTTTGAGGGGCTCAGAAAACTCTGTGAATTTCATTTCAACTTGATAGTTTTAACCATTGTCCCCCTGGCCTGTCAACCCACCAAAGTAAATGTTAGAATAGACACACTCCATCATAGATATTCCTTTTGCTTGTCCCACAATCCTTGTGTTAGAGGAATGTTTGATGAAGCCCTATGTCGACCTATGAACACTGGCAAGCAGCATGCCTATTCCGGGGGTGGGGGGTGATTAGgtctgggttagggttaggtaaCCCTAACCATAAGCCTAAACCTAACCCAGACCTAATCATCCCCTCACCCCTACCCCCAGAATAGACATGCCACTGGCAAGTGAGCCTGTAAAAGTAACTCCCTcatactttttgagaaaatatttaatttcaacTTCCTACTTTCTCTTATAACATTTTCATGCAGTCACTGGCTGGTATTACTTGTAAAGGGCTATCCCTTTAACAAACAATTgtatatttttttacatttactttAAATGTGCAAAatttaaaacatatttacaaaaaaagatAATGACTTTTTGTAATATTACATTTTACACTAAAATTAATACATCTTATATGTGAGAAAATGCCTGGCAGCTAAATGAATCGTTTGGTATTCAAGCTAGCagctgcatttacatgtaacGCCGTGGCTAGTAGTTTTGGAAGTACAGGACTTGATAACCGAACAAAGATATCTTCCGAATAACATTCTTAAACCCAAAAAGAGAAAATCCGTTTCCACAATTATTGTGgaattacaaatttaaaatgatTAATTTAATGTGCAATATTCATATCTTTTGAAAAGTGACAAGTCTCGGGTTAGACTTTTAGGGTCAAAAGAATGCTTTAACCCTCTCACAATGTACTTTGAGGTTTTGCAACTTTATTCTTTGTGCTCTGATCAGtcaagttgaaaacaaaaacactaataattattattaatgaaaaACAAGACTTATTGTGTGGGAGACAACTGTGAACAAACATAAAGGTGTTGTTAACCTAAAGAACAACACTTTGTTGCTCATCATATAAATTTGCTCATGGAAGCTCATTTTTGGGGGAACATAAACAATTGAATTCCCTTAAATCAGGGTTTGGTGTGACCAGCCAAAAATAACGTGCTAACTTTTATTTACACACAAAAACCTAAaccattgaccgaatgcaaaaatgggcgccaaaaaattattcttttgtcttggtgttaattagcctaactagcctcattCACAcacgtaaaattgaaagaatttgggctgtaaaacgaggctagttgggctaattaacacaaagacataAGAATAAtctgttggcggccatttttgcatccGGTCAATACAATATCATTTTTAacactaaaaaacaaaaaccaaatgagaaattaatgaaagaaTTTCTTAACTTGAAAACACATGTTCTGTAACTCTCTCCACTGTTAAAAACAATACCAGAAAGCAAtaactattaattttttaatatgaaAAAACATGTCTGGTAACTCTTTCTATTGTTTGAAAAACAATACCATGCAGAAAGCACAATGTTGGAATATCTTTAAGACTAAGTGAGCTAtagactaccaacaaaaaaatcgCTGTCCTTCCAATTAAGAAACTTGGTTTAGAAAAAGGCGCTAGCCAAAGCATTTAACCTTAATAGGAAAACGTTgggtttttaaaaatgttattttcttatttaatggtctgctGCCACTGTCTTCAAAAGAGGGAGTGGGATGGAGATGAAATGGACATCATCAAAACTTACCCCTGGTAACGACCATctcacgagtttaaaaaaacCAATGCATGAATGCAACTAACAGATGAATGCAGCACAGCAATACTCCTAATACTGAGAACAAACTTTCCATAAGAAGAGATGACCACGATTGTGAGTGTTTAGAGCAAACTCTACATTATAAATTTTATatgcatcacaaagtgtccttcCAGTCCTACCTTGGTACTtctcaaagaaaacagaagatatcaaaattaatgcatATCTCGGAACTGATGACATATTGACTTGCCAAATAGCAATGCAACTTGTATCCCATTGTTGTAAAATGAGAAGTTCATGTTTTGACTTTTTGGGAAACTTTGTGAGCATCTCACTATCCTGCGGTCCTGTTCACAAGTgacaggaaattaaaaaaaagcagGGCAAGTGTGTTCAATAACACAGTTTTTACAGTGCTCTCTGGTGTACATGAAAGTTTCGTAAGTTAGGCTGCACTCCTGAACATTCAAGTACTGCAAGCTACAACACTGTGCTGCAATGGTCTTGACCCCCACGTCTGTCACACCGTCGCACCCGCGAACACTAAGCTTCTTAAGCTGAGGGCAATGAATGCCAATTACCTGTAACCCAGTATCAGTGATATCACACTTCCCAGCATCAAGGGATCTCAATTTCAAGCAGTTTTGAACTATGTGACTTATGCCAACATCTGACACAGCTTCGCAACCTCGAACATTCAAGTACTTTAACTTCACACAGTGTTTGCCAATGTACTTCATTCCAGTGTCTGTCACTGGGCATTTTGCCACACTGAGGTACTTCAAGCTCGCACAGTTTTTAGCAATTTCCTTCAAGCTAAAATCCCTCACTTTGAAACAGTCACTGATGCTCAGTTCTTTGAGGCCAGAACAGTGCTGAGCAACATGTTTCATGCCAACATCTGTTACACGATTGCATCTGCGAAGGTACAGGCTCTCGAGCACAGCGCAACTGAGCCCCACAACTCTAAGGCCCAGGTCATCAAAGGCTACACAGTCACTCAAATCTAAGTGTTGCAATTTAAGGGATACTCCATTTTGCCCCAATCCTAAGCCATTAGCTATGGCAACAGGTGCTGATAAACTGCTGACACAAGTGCACCCACTGACGTCCAGATGAGTGACCCCGTGGCAACTTGATAAAAGCTCATGAAGTCCCTTGCTTGTGATACAACAACAACCAGACACTTCGAGGTCATCAAGATCGATACAAAAACGTGCAATAAACCCCAAGCCTTTGTCAGACAACAGTTCACAGCCATTTAATTTGATTGTGTGTACACTGAGGCAGTACCCCTGACTGTCCATCGCCAACTTTGACAAGATGGTCCGTAGTACTTTATTGATATCACTGTCTTGGTAATTGGTTATGTTGATGCTTGACCAAAGGAGTGGATCCCAGCAAAATGTTTGCCACTTTTGGCACACGCCAGATGCCCGGCAAAGGTCTATTGTAGTTAAATGTGAAAAGATGAAGATCAAAATGTTGTCTGGTAGGTCATTCAATGAATTTATTGCAGGAGTAGATTTTTTTCGTGAATAGTTCATAGGAAGGATTTCTTCGAAAGCACTGTGATCACTGATGGTAGTAGAATCGCTGTCATGCCTTGCTCTAGGAAATGCTTTGTTTGCTCTCTCCAGCTTTGTGATTCTATTGCGCAGACGAGCTTGCAATGAATCTTTCCTCTTGACCTTACAATTTGCTTTCTCAGGTGAGCTTTCGTTGTAATTAATACTAGTATTTAAATTACTGCTTCTTGCTGTTGACAGAGGTGAATCCAAGTCACCTTCAACATGGCTGCTAGAGGTATCATCTAAATGCAATTTGCCAGCTGAGGAAAGAATTCCATTTGTAGTGATGCCTTTTCGAGCTAAGTCCCCGTGATCCCTCACAGAAACACTGAATTTATCTTTGTCAGATGACATGGTGGAAGTTGGTTCAGTGAATGACTGTGAAGAAGAACTTTGCAAGCTGTCAGTGTCCGCCCAGTTATGTGATTTGCGTCGCCCACCAGCTTCTAACTGGGTCTTAACAGATGGACGTAGCCTTTCAATTAAGTCTTCATTTGTTCCGTTTTGCCCTGCAGTTGTAACTTTACGGGAACTTTCTTTTTTGTACTTCctcttcaaagaaaattcatcAGAACTGAATCCTTCCTCACCCCCCATATCTGCAAATACAACAGTGTGGGGTGTGTGCAATTTGAAGTCACTGTCAGTATCTGAACTTGTTTTTGCAGATAGCTTGCGATTATTGCTCGCTTTCCCAGGCGGAGCAAATCGTTTGCTTGATGCCTCATGCACCTCCTTTTGATATTCAACAACTCGACTGTTTTCCTGTAGCTTTTGAATTCCTCTTATTTCCTGGTTTCCTTTACTATCCCTCGAACGTTCATGTGATCCATGTTCTCCATTCATTTTGCTGTAATCTCTTTCATTAGCATTCAGTATTCTGCCATTGGATAAATTTGGTTGCGACAACCTTGATTTGTGCACTCTCCCTTGAGTTTCTGCCCCCCTATTTTGCTGagaatgtccagatttaaactTTTCAACTGCTGTATCATGTTTTTCACTTTCATCGTTCATTCTGAGAAAATCTGGAATTGTTAATTCCTCTCTAGGAATCATTAATCCTGACCCATTCATGGTTGAAAAATCTGAATCCTTAAGATCACGTTTCACAATAGGAGAACTATTCCCTTGAAGCTTTTGTGATTGGCTATCTTTCAAGAAATCAGGAACTTCAAATTCTTTCAAAGGCAAGTGGATGGAGCTTTCTCTGTGGTTACTGCTGTTCACAATTACACCATTCTGTCCTTGTTTTGGTGAGAACTGTTTGCTGTTATGGCTTTTTG
This window harbors:
- the LOC138045733 gene encoding uncharacterized protein isoform X2, coding for MGNTQGRSPEEIKRKKKGKSPKSHNSKQFSPKQGQNGVIVNSSNHRESSIHLPLKEFEVPDFLKDSQSQKLQGNSSPIVKRDLKDSDFSTMNGSGLMIPREELTIPDFLRMNDESEKHDTAVEKFKSGHSQQNRGAETQGRVHKSRLSQPNLSNGRILNANERDYSKMNGEHGSHERSRDSKGNQEIRGIQKLQENSRVVEYQKEVHEASSKRFAPPGKASNNRKLSAKTSSDTDSDFKLHTPHTVVFADMGGEEGFSSDEFSLKRKYKKESSRKVTTAGQNGTNEDLIERLRPSVKTQLEAGGRRKSHNWADTDSLQSSSSQSFTEPTSTMSSDKDKFSVSVRDHGDLARKGITTNGILSSAGKLHLDDTSSSHVEGDLDSPLSTARSSNLNTSINYNESSPEKANCKVKRKDSLQARLRNRITKLERANKAFPRARHDSDSTTISDHSAFEEILPMNYSRKKSTPAINSLNDLPDNILIFIFSHLTTIDLCRASGVCQKWQTFCWDPLLWSSINITNYQDSDINKVLRTILSKLAMDSQGYCLSVHTIKLNGCELLSDKGLGFIARFCIDLDDLEVSGCCCITSKGLHELLSSCHGVTHLDVSGCTCVSSLSAPVAIANGLGLGQNGVSLKLQHLDLSDCVAFDDLGLRVVGLSCAVLESLYLRRCNRVTDVGMKHVAQHCSGLKELSISDCFKVRDFSLKEIAKNCASLKYLSVAKCPVTDTGMKYIGKHCVKLKYLNVRGCEAVSDVGISHIVQNCLKLRSLDAGKCDITDTGLQVIGIHCPQLKKLSVRGCDGVTDVGVKTIAAQCCSLQYLNVQECSLTYETFMYTREHCKNCVIEHTCPAFF
- the LOC138045733 gene encoding uncharacterized protein isoform X1 — protein: MYNRTTALLRQQTLPYNVGKLFRIHSEIKRKKKGKSPKSHNSKQFSPKQGQNGVIVNSSNHRESSIHLPLKEFEVPDFLKDSQSQKLQGNSSPIVKRDLKDSDFSTMNGSGLMIPREELTIPDFLRMNDESEKHDTAVEKFKSGHSQQNRGAETQGRVHKSRLSQPNLSNGRILNANERDYSKMNGEHGSHERSRDSKGNQEIRGIQKLQENSRVVEYQKEVHEASSKRFAPPGKASNNRKLSAKTSSDTDSDFKLHTPHTVVFADMGGEEGFSSDEFSLKRKYKKESSRKVTTAGQNGTNEDLIERLRPSVKTQLEAGGRRKSHNWADTDSLQSSSSQSFTEPTSTMSSDKDKFSVSVRDHGDLARKGITTNGILSSAGKLHLDDTSSSHVEGDLDSPLSTARSSNLNTSINYNESSPEKANCKVKRKDSLQARLRNRITKLERANKAFPRARHDSDSTTISDHSAFEEILPMNYSRKKSTPAINSLNDLPDNILIFIFSHLTTIDLCRASGVCQKWQTFCWDPLLWSSINITNYQDSDINKVLRTILSKLAMDSQGYCLSVHTIKLNGCELLSDKGLGFIARFCIDLDDLEVSGCCCITSKGLHELLSSCHGVTHLDVSGCTCVSSLSAPVAIANGLGLGQNGVSLKLQHLDLSDCVAFDDLGLRVVGLSCAVLESLYLRRCNRVTDVGMKHVAQHCSGLKELSISDCFKVRDFSLKEIAKNCASLKYLSVAKCPVTDTGMKYIGKHCVKLKYLNVRGCEAVSDVGISHIVQNCLKLRSLDAGKCDITDTGLQVIGIHCPQLKKLSVRGCDGVTDVGVKTIAAQCCSLQYLNVQECSLTYETFMYTREHCKNCVIEHTCPAFF